One stretch of Burkholderia pyrrocinia DNA includes these proteins:
- a CDS encoding response regulator transcription factor — translation MKLTTREMVVLGLVAKGLTDREIAAELVFSVSTARKHRENLLNKFGFRKSAQLTICYFILFPDVLKKTAPRVVPTRSRRANARY, via the coding sequence TTGAAACTCACCACACGCGAGATGGTCGTGTTGGGTCTGGTCGCGAAAGGCCTGACCGACCGTGAAATCGCGGCCGAACTGGTCTTTTCCGTATCAACCGCGCGCAAGCATCGCGAAAATCTGCTCAACAAATTCGGCTTCCGGAAATCCGCGCAGCTGACCATTTGCTATTTCATTCTCTTTCCTGACGTGCTCAAAAAAACGGCGCCCCGCGTCGTGCCGACCCGTTCTCGCCGCGCGAACGCGAGGTACTGA
- a CDS encoding UxaA family hydrolase, which translates to MTTSATEQVAIRLHPNDDVVIATRQLVSGARIASEALVVAGLIPPGHKIATRDIAKGEPIRRYNQIIGVAREAIVRGQHVHMHNLGMAEFAREHEFGVAASPTLFDDTPATFMGIRRADGRIATRNYIGILTSVNCSATVARAIADHFRRDVHPQALAGYPNIDGVIALTHGLGCGIDSRGDGIAILRRTLAGYAAHPNFHSVLFIGLGCETNQIGDVLREGGHADAARLQHFTIQESGGTRKTIERGIAMVTDMLADANRTTRVAVPASHLVVGLQCGGSDGYSGISANPALGAAVDRLVRQGGTAILSETPEVYGAEHLLTRRAVSREVGEKLLARIAWWEGYCARNGAALDNNPSAGNKAGGLTTILEKSLGAIAKAGTTNLVDVFEYAQRIDTHGLVFMDSPGYDPMSATGQVASGANLICFTTGRGSAYGCAPAPSLKLATNTALWERQEEDIDINCGGVIDGTTTVARLGDEIFRSMLDCASGGYSKSELHGYGQNEFVPWQVGVVT; encoded by the coding sequence ATGACTACCTCCGCCACCGAACAGGTCGCGATCCGACTGCATCCGAACGACGATGTCGTGATCGCGACGCGCCAGCTCGTATCCGGCGCCCGGATCGCATCCGAGGCGCTCGTCGTCGCCGGCCTGATTCCGCCCGGTCACAAGATCGCGACGCGCGACATCGCGAAAGGCGAGCCGATCAGGCGCTACAACCAGATCATCGGCGTCGCGCGCGAAGCGATCGTGCGCGGCCAGCACGTGCACATGCACAATCTCGGCATGGCCGAGTTCGCGCGCGAGCATGAATTCGGCGTGGCCGCGAGTCCGACGCTGTTCGACGATACACCGGCGACCTTCATGGGCATTCGCCGAGCTGACGGACGGATCGCGACGCGCAATTACATCGGCATACTGACGAGTGTGAATTGTTCCGCGACGGTAGCCCGCGCGATCGCCGACCATTTCCGGCGCGATGTGCACCCGCAGGCCCTGGCCGGTTATCCGAACATCGACGGGGTGATCGCGCTCACGCACGGGCTCGGCTGCGGAATCGACTCGCGCGGCGACGGGATCGCGATTCTTCGCCGAACGCTGGCCGGCTACGCCGCGCATCCGAACTTCCATTCGGTGCTGTTCATCGGCCTGGGGTGCGAGACCAATCAGATCGGCGATGTACTTCGCGAAGGCGGGCACGCGGATGCCGCACGCTTGCAGCATTTCACGATTCAGGAAAGCGGCGGCACGCGCAAGACGATCGAGCGCGGCATCGCGATGGTCACGGACATGCTCGCGGACGCGAACCGCACGACGCGTGTCGCGGTGCCGGCATCGCATCTCGTGGTCGGGCTGCAGTGCGGTGGCTCCGACGGATATTCGGGCATCTCCGCGAATCCCGCGTTGGGTGCGGCGGTCGACCGCCTGGTACGCCAGGGCGGCACCGCGATACTCTCCGAGACGCCGGAAGTCTACGGCGCCGAGCATCTGCTTACCCGGCGCGCCGTCAGCCGCGAGGTCGGCGAGAAGCTGCTCGCGCGAATCGCGTGGTGGGAAGGCTATTGCGCGCGCAACGGCGCCGCGCTGGACAATAATCCGTCGGCCGGCAACAAGGCGGGCGGACTCACGACGATCCTCGAGAAATCGCTGGGCGCGATCGCGAAAGCGGGCACCACGAACCTCGTCGACGTGTTCGAGTACGCGCAGCGAATCGATACGCACGGCCTGGTCTTCATGGATTCACCGGGCTACGACCCGATGTCCGCGACGGGGCAGGTCGCGTCGGGCGCGAACCTGATCTGCTTCACGACCGGGCGCGGATCCGCCTACGGCTGCGCGCCGGCGCCGTCGCTGAAGCTTGCGACGAACACGGCGCTGTGGGAGCGTCAGGAAGAGGACATCGACATCAATTGCGGCGGCGTGATCGACGGCACGACGACGGTCGCCCGGCTAGGCGACGAGATTTTCAGGAGCATGCTCGACTGCGCATCGGGCGGATATTCGAAAAGCGAGTTGCACGGTTATGGGCAGAACGAGTTCGTGCCCTGGCAGGTGGGTGTGGTGACGTAG